From one Labeo rohita strain BAU-BD-2019 chromosome 8, IGBB_LRoh.1.0, whole genome shotgun sequence genomic stretch:
- the LOC127169201 gene encoding proline-rich transmembrane protein 3: MVPLLQLFLLMPLIKPVTNHVHGNSRFPLTTHSNHSLFSQTYVLVRKTGYKLEASATLETVRPFLHGFDRKSVIKSGNSNEWTEGRNTKDTLSAKMLHTDITGSRSTFLLSPKNRVKRGPTQNVILSQNADGKENKTADETQSVTDEPLTEFEEKDLSTVGSGDMLIPGETAFVGSITKTIISLDKKHSQYRPHVQTAHSVLASLGTVQTNPTINSSLQTSPSTTSPPNEKPVSTPSRMSQLDTNRTQLEIGRLGTTTPAKSQPKRQFTTLQSHIEATSVSTRTTNLQLEAPLPGVDVISSNYSQSKSTSQSTKSAKIPSEQPKEPGTKRTVTDIKNTKGIPTFLRTASPHPTGHGRFLFSENDGRSTEKDQSVSHRIVPSLKSNPASPTYALPKDPCASGVGPCVFSKDQNDDDYGATNGSFLVWADLKRTLSFAWELHVFGSAALFLLLTASSALGLALAPSLHCPHRGELILTNSLLLVVGAVRAGHFLLDPYGTRLLLPPPVVIALYTLPLPLLILAQAALVILVLKETGVTWLPPALQRPPLLGVLAVFQCTLLLAADLLSPALSPAVPIVLQSLTLTAGLVLCLGYLFLALPRFSHTHAARAGNKGMGEGKVRVLARVLAVCAVLGALCCLLHIYTSLWLYGLLGDWRRFRWAWWLCQFWGRLLELAWAFCLLLMSSWVFWRPSGGAPRQEGAATESLPSPSQSSNSTGRHTCWAKIVQSLKVRQQRKSESNGIGGSTSGAVAGELPNNWTGQERSGADISKSLIRNRDPLKDSNHLRNLKSYAGGSAGSLLRLQALSQPPRRSLSSSLDMDKESAISLCDFDLRPPTPIDLSRSIDEALHREHLLRGESLFKPLRPPSPPPSPNLWMRRNSDPQITLSLSSDEHTLLTESSAGLDRSIPSAVPSRQVTAPPTPTHQGFRWVSEAQVPSSLSCPVSLHPSPSTSCALMPSAETTRPFLTPDLDSSQSNSRGGQSYLKVARNDDSASVSSDIIDL; the protein is encoded by the exons ATGGTGCCTCTACTCCAACTCTTTCTTCTAATGCCTCTAATTAAGCCAGTCACAAATCACGTCCATGGAAACTCTCGTTTTCCTCTGACCACTCACTCAAATCATAgccttttttctcagacttACGTGCTTGTCAGAAAAACTGGCTATAAATTGGAAGCCAGTGCTACGTTAGAAACTGTGAGACCGTTTCTTCATGGCTTCGATCGGAAAAGTGTCATTAAAAGTGGAAATTCAAATGAATGGACTGAAGGCAGAAATACCAAGGACACATTGTCAGCAAAAATGTTGCATACTGACATAACTGGGTCGAgaagtacatttttgttgtcACCCAAAAACAGAGTCAAAAGAGGTCCTACCCAAAATGTCATACTATCACAAAATGCCGATGGAAAGGAAAATAAGACTGCTGATGAGACACAGTCAGTGACAGATGAACCACTCACTGAATTTGAAGAGAAAGACTTGTCAACAGTTGGGTCAGGTGATATGTTAATACCTGGAGAAACTGCCTTTGTTGGGTCAATAACAAAGACTATAATATCTCTGGATAAAAAGCATTCCCAATACAGACCGCATGTTCAGACTGCTCATAGTGTGCTGGCTAGTTTGGGCACAGTACAAACAAATCCAACAATCAACTCTTCACTTCAGACCAGCCCTTCTACAACTTCACCACCTAATGAAAAGCCTGTATCCACTCCCAGTAGGATGAGCCAATTGGATACCAACAGGACTCAACTGGAAATAG GTAGGCTGGGGACAACCACTCCAGCTAAAAGTCAGCCAAAAAGACAGTTTACCACTTTACAATCACATATTGAAGCCACCTCTGTTAGCACAAGAACAACGAATCTACAACTAGAGGCACCATTACCGGGAGTGGACGTCATTAGTTCCAACTATTCACAATCAAAAAGCACTTCACAGTCAACAAAATCAGCAAAAATACCCAGCGAGCAGCCAAAGGAGCCAGGAACGAAAAGAACTGTGACTGATATAAAGAACACTAAAG GTATACCCACTTTTCTAAGGACTGCCTCCCCTCACCCGACTGGACATGGACGTTTTCTATTCTCAGAAAATGATGGAAGATCTACAGAGAAAGACCAGTCAGTCTCACACAGAATAGTCCCATCTTTGAAGTCAAACCCTGCCTCTCCAACCTATGCCCTACCCAAGGACCCCTGTGCTTCTGGTGTGGGTCCCTGTGTTTTTTCCAAAGATCAAAACGATGATGACTACGGCGCAACAAATGGGAGCTTTTTAGTGTGGGCGGACTTAAAACGCACACTTTCATTTGCATGGGAGCTGCATGTATTTGGTTCTGCTGCCCTTTTCCTTCTATTGACTGCTAGCTCAGCCCTTGGTTTAGCATTAGCCCCCAGCTTGCACTGCCCTCACCGTGGTGAACTGATACTTACCAATAGCCTCTTGCTAGTTGTAGGTGCAGTTAGAGCAGGCCACTTCTTGCTGGACCCATATGGGACTCGGCTCCTCCTTCCACCTCCTGTCGTAATAGCTTTATACACCCTGCCGTTACCGCTGTTAATTCTGGCACAGGCTGCGTTAGTGATACTGGTATTAAAAGAGACAGGGGTAACCTGGCTTCCACCAGCACTTCAGCGCCCCCCTCTGTTAGGAGTGTTAGCTGTTTTCCAATGCACTCTCCTGCTTGCTGCAGACTTACTTTCCCCTGCACTTTCGCCTGCTGTTCCCATTGTCCTACAGAGCCTCACGCTGACTGCAGGCCTGGTACTGTGTTTAGGCTATCTTTTCTTGGCACTGCCACGcttctctcacacacatgcagcTCGGGCAGGAAATAAGGGGATGGGTGAAGGAAAGGTGCGGGTTTTAGCACGGGTACTGGCCGTGTGCGCTGTTCTTGGGGCACTGTGTTGTCTGTTGCACATTTACACCAGCCTGTGGCTGTATGGACTACTTGGAGACTGGAGGCGCTTTCGTTGGGCATGGTGGCTCTGCCAGTTCTGGGGACGACTGTTGGAGCTTGCCTGGGCTTTCTGCCTGCTTCTCATGTCCTCCTGGGTCTTCTGGAGACCCAGTGGAGGAGCACCGAGACAGGAAGGAGCTGCCACAGAAAGCTTGCCCTCACCCTCTCAATCATCGAACTCTACCGGCAGACATACATGCTGGGCGAAGATTGTGCAGAGCCTCAAGGTAAGGCAACAAAGGAAATCTGAAAGCAATGGGATTGGAGGGTCGACTAGTGGCGCAGTGGCTGGAGAGTTGCCCAATAACTGGACAGGACAGGAGCGATCAGGAGCAGACATTAGCAAGAGCCTCATACGAAATCGCGATCCACTCAAAGACAGCAATCATTTACGCAATCTGAAAAGCTACGCAGGGGGTTCTGCGGGTTCATTGCTGAGGCTGCAAGCTCTTTCTCAGCCGCCTCGGCGCTCTTTAAGCAGCAGTTTGGACATGGACAAGGAGTCAGCCATCTCACTCTGCGATTTTGACCTGCGCCCTCCAACTCCAATTGACCTCAGCCGCAGTATTGACGAGGCACTTCATCGTGAGCATCTGTTAAGGGGGGAAAGTTTGTTCAAGCCACTGCGACCGCCATCACCTCCTCCATCTCCGAACCTGTGGATGCGACGGAATAGTGACCCCCAGATCACACTGTCATTGAGCAGTGATGAACACACATTGCTCACAGAGTCCTCCGCAGGTCTGGATCGCTCCATTCCTAGTGCTGTGCCCAGCAGACAAGTCACGGCCCCCCCTACACCCACTCATCAGGGCTTCCGTTGGGTCTCTGAGGCACAAGTGCCTTCCTCTTTGTCCTGCCCGGTCTCACTGCACCCTTCCCCAAGCACAAGCTGTGCCCTCATGCCCAGCGCAGAAACCACAAGGCCCTTTCTAACCCCTGACCTCGACAGTTCGCAATCAAATTCCAGAGGGGGGCAAAGTTACTTGAAAGTTGCTCGAAATGATGACTCAGCCAGTGTCAGCAGTGACATTATTGACCTTTGA
- the LOC127169217 gene encoding cytosolic sulfotransferase 3-like → MEIPDLSSMKLPSRPELFDFEGVSMVHYFTDNWEKVKNFQARPDDILIATYPKAGTTWVSYILDLLYFGNDAPERQTSQPIYMRVPFLESCFKVIPSGTELADNLPTSPRLIKTHLPVQLVPKSFWEQNSRVVYVARNAKDNAVSYFHFDRMNMGEPEPGDWNTYLQNFIEGKKVFGSWFDHVNGWWEKKQAYSNLLYLFYEDLVEDTGREVERLCSFLGLSTSVEEREKITKGVQFDSMKQNKMTNYSTIPVMDFKISPFMRKGKVGDWKNHFTVAQNEQFDEVYKQKMKNTTVKFRTEI, encoded by the exons ATGGAAATCCCAGACTTGTCCTCA ATGAAACTACCTAGTCGACCTGAGTTGTTCGATTTTGAGGGTGTTTCTATGGTCCACTATTTCACTGACAACTGGGAAAAAGTGAAAAACTTTCAAGCAAGACCTGATGATATTCTAATCGCAACTTACCCTAAAGCAG GTACCACCTGGGTGTCATATATTCTAGACCTTTTGTACTTTGGTAATGATGCTCCAGAGCGGCAGACCTCCCAGCCTATCTATATGAGAGTGCCATTCCTGGAGTCATGTTTTAAAGTGATACCATCAG GGACAGAACTGGCTGATAATCTGCCCACTTCTCCTCGCCTCATCAAAACTCATTTACCTGTTCAGCTTGTGCCCAAGTCCTTCTGGGAGCAGAACTCAAGG GTTGTGTATGTAGCACGGAATGCAAAAGACAATGCAGTTTcctattttcattttgatcgAATGAACATGGGAGAACCTGAACCAGGAGACTGGAACACCTACTTACAGAACTTTATAGAGGGAAAGA AAGTGTTTGGTTCTTGGTTTGACCATGTTAATGGATGGTGGGAGAAAAAACAGGCATATTCCAACTTACTGTACCTGTTCTATGAAGATCTGGTTGAA GACACAGGACGTGAGGTGGAACGTTTGTGCTCCTTCTTGGGTTTGTCCACTTCAGTTGAAGAGAGGGAGAAAATAACAAAAGGGGTTCAATTTGACTCcatgaaacagaacaaaatgaccAACTATTCCACTATCCCAGTCATGGACTTCAAGATCTCACCCTTCATGAGAAAAG gTAAAGTTGGAGACTGGAAAAATCACTTCACTGTGGCACAAAATGAACAGTTTGATGAGGTCTACAAACAGAAGATGAAGAACACCACTGTCAAGTTCCGCACTgagatttaa